The following are encoded together in the Lachnospiraceae bacterium genome:
- a CDS encoding co-chaperone GroES, translating into MKLVPLGDKVVVKQLEAIETTKSGIVLTGGAKEKPQEAEVVAVGPGGVIDGKEIKMEVKPGQKVMYSKYAGTEVKLDGEEFIILKQNDILAIVEE; encoded by the coding sequence ATGAAATTAGTTCCATTGGGAGACAAAGTGGTTGTAAAGCAATTAGAGGCAATTGAAACAACAAAATCCGGTATTGTGTTGACCGGCGGCGCAAAAGAAAAACCCCAGGAGGCAGAAGTAGTTGCAGTAGGCCCCGGCGGTGTGATCGATGGAAAAGAGATTAAGATGGAAGTAAAGCCTGGCCAGAAGGTAATGTATTCTAAATACGCAGGAACCGAAGTGAAACTGGACGGCGAAGAGTTCATTATTTTGAAGCAGAATGATATCTTGGCGATTGTAGAAGAATAA
- a CDS encoding 2-C-methyl-D-erythritol 2,4-cyclodiphosphate synthase encodes MRIGIGYDVHQLCEGRRLILGGVDIPFEKGLLGHSDADVLIHAMMDAILGALGQGDIGKHFPDSDSAYKDISSLVLLEHVARIMREAGYQIGNMDVILIAQRPKVGPYFAQMKELLAQALSCEPERINLKATTEEHLGFTGREEGMAAQAVCLLEENR; translated from the coding sequence ATGAGGATAGGAATCGGGTATGACGTTCATCAGCTGTGTGAAGGGCGCAGGCTGATCTTAGGAGGCGTGGACATTCCCTTTGAAAAAGGATTGCTGGGCCACTCGGATGCCGATGTGCTGATTCATGCGATGATGGATGCGATTTTGGGCGCGCTTGGCCAAGGAGATATCGGAAAGCATTTTCCGGATTCCGATTCTGCCTATAAGGACATCTCGAGCCTTGTGCTGCTGGAGCATGTGGCGCGGATTATGCGGGAAGCTGGCTATCAGATCGGCAATATGGATGTGATCCTGATTGCGCAGCGCCCTAAGGTCGGTCCGTATTTTGCACAAATGAAAGAGCTTTTAGCCCAGGCACTGAGCTGTGAGCCGGAGAGGATTAACTTGAAGGCGACAACGGAGGAACACCTTGGATTTACCGGACGAGAAGAGGGAATGGCAGCACAGGCGGTATGTTTATTGGAAGAAAATAGATGA
- a CDS encoding AraC family transcriptional regulator translates to MEIATEEFNPKVMFHYKNKTVYEVPEHTHDFLTIQYIVSGRCTFVINGQEFEAKKEDLVIINPGTLHRHTASQGKNEATVFNLGIENLNIKGYPQNYIPICSSVMPIRKYQHEIYNCYHEIITTQEKKDVGWDLMTKVLSQQFLVLVLKELSPQRSGNIQDYFQLKMYDKNTIAQTISHYFQENYMKKISVEEIARYTYLSTTYVTKIYKEITGDTPINYLISLRMDKAKEILEEGHFSVQEVAKQVGYDDPYYFSKLFKKRYGCSPSDYKKKTS, encoded by the coding sequence ATGGAAATTGCGACGGAAGAATTTAACCCTAAGGTGATGTTTCACTATAAAAATAAAACGGTCTATGAAGTACCAGAGCATACTCATGATTTTTTAACAATTCAATATATTGTATCAGGGCGCTGCACTTTTGTGATCAACGGACAGGAATTTGAGGCGAAAAAGGAAGATCTGGTGATCATCAATCCGGGAACGTTGCACCGTCATACAGCTTCGCAGGGGAAAAACGAGGCTACGGTTTTTAATTTAGGAATTGAAAATTTGAATATAAAAGGATACCCACAGAACTATATCCCGATTTGCAGCTCTGTGATGCCCATTCGTAAATATCAGCATGAAATATATAATTGTTATCATGAGATTATCACTACACAGGAAAAGAAGGATGTGGGCTGGGATCTGATGACAAAGGTTTTGAGCCAGCAGTTTTTGGTATTGGTGTTAAAAGAGCTTTCGCCGCAGCGGTCGGGCAATATTCAGGACTATTTTCAGCTTAAGATGTATGATAAAAATACAATTGCGCAGACGATCAGCCATTATTTTCAGGAGAACTATATGAAAAAGATTTCGGTGGAAGAGATTGCGCGGTATACATATTTAAGCACAACCTATGTAACCAAAATTTACAAGGAAATTACAGGGGATACACCGATCAATTATTTAATCAGTCTGAGAATGGACAAGGCCAAGGAAATTTTGGAAGAGGGACATTTTTCGGTACAGGAAGTGGCTAAGCAGGTGGGGTATGACGACCCTTATTACTTTAGTAAGCTCTTTAAAAAACGCTACGGCTGTTCGCCTTCCGACTATAAAAAAAAGACCAGTTAA
- a CDS encoding extracellular solute-binding protein, producing the protein MKKIGMICLLLVMSLTACQIPQEEGVIRSEEKPEKLVVYAIGDHVSCKSAEGERTDYYCTNYTIGPFGPVVNDIRERGYIYHDAFQEFERETGITLEIQYFISMNELEQKVLEDKKSGMFPDVLVMDQRIWAGEAQIDNIYRIIEEEWFFDLKPYADQDELYTTEQYYETVLKAGVYQGKQLILPLSFNIKAIFTSDQEMEDIGVYLYQEMNGREILIQMQEACMRAEKGEVAVDTLSLWSSMTAIIPIFWESTGLDPVDYEEQTVTLDQDLFEEMAIFIKSYFKQDMEEEWQEVVRNASSYLNSEHWTVLSVPSSEASLDNQKDTISMMQEQAKAWLDNGSFYIESNSESMYRHGFAGQCMALDTLYDEKKEEMKMVGISKYEESDAYIAEIQMMGGVMKESKNPYHAYQLLKYIADHDYAPYYSVSISKKVTADMLDELEKMTYTLYLGLSNAWAEEIDFSKEREEYQYTLNPLKSERREQIAYMLDHVAGAVLPQCSIYMPISWHLQAYALEYETLGEAYEGACRDLEKALAFTLAGE; encoded by the coding sequence ATGAAGAAGATAGGTATGATTTGCCTGCTTTTGGTTATGAGTTTAACAGCCTGTCAAATACCACAGGAAGAGGGAGTTATAAGAAGTGAGGAAAAACCTGAAAAGCTAGTGGTATATGCGATAGGAGATCATGTGAGCTGTAAATCTGCAGAGGGAGAAAGAACAGATTATTATTGTACCAATTATACGATAGGACCATTTGGTCCCGTTGTTAATGATATAAGAGAGAGGGGATATATTTATCATGATGCTTTTCAAGAGTTTGAACGGGAGACAGGGATAACGCTGGAGATCCAATATTTTATAAGCATGAATGAGCTGGAACAGAAAGTTTTAGAGGATAAAAAGAGCGGAATGTTTCCAGATGTGCTTGTTATGGACCAGAGGATATGGGCAGGAGAGGCCCAGATTGATAATATCTATCGCATTATCGAAGAAGAGTGGTTTTTTGATTTAAAACCATATGCGGATCAGGATGAACTATATACGACAGAGCAGTATTATGAAACAGTATTAAAGGCAGGGGTATATCAGGGAAAACAACTGATACTTCCCCTTAGCTTTAATATAAAAGCAATTTTCACCTCAGATCAAGAAATGGAGGATATAGGCGTTTATTTGTATCAGGAAATGAATGGGCGAGAAATACTGATTCAAATGCAGGAAGCGTGCATGAGAGCGGAAAAAGGAGAGGTCGCGGTTGATACGCTGTCACTCTGGAGCTCTATGACTGCGATTATACCAATCTTTTGGGAGAGTACAGGGCTGGATCCTGTTGATTACGAAGAACAAACAGTGACGCTTGATCAAGATCTGTTTGAAGAAATGGCAATTTTTATAAAAAGTTATTTTAAGCAGGATATGGAAGAGGAGTGGCAAGAAGTAGTAAGAAATGCATCTTCATACTTAAACTCAGAACATTGGACAGTTTTAAGTGTACCAAGTAGTGAAGCTAGTTTGGATAACCAAAAAGATACTATATCCATGATGCAGGAACAAGCGAAAGCATGGCTAGACAATGGCTCTTTTTATATTGAGAGTAATAGTGAAAGTATGTATCGTCATGGTTTTGCCGGGCAGTGCATGGCATTAGATACATTATATGATGAGAAAAAAGAAGAGATGAAAATGGTAGGGATTTCAAAGTATGAAGAGAGTGATGCTTATATAGCAGAGATTCAGATGATGGGAGGTGTGATGAAAGAAAGTAAAAATCCATATCATGCATATCAACTGCTGAAATATATAGCAGATCATGACTATGCACCTTATTATAGCGTTTCTATCTCAAAAAAAGTGACAGCTGACATGCTGGATGAGCTGGAGAAAATGACATACACACTTTATCTAGGACTTAGTAATGCATGGGCAGAAGAGATTGATTTTAGCAAAGAGAGAGAAGAGTATCAATATACGCTTAACCCATTAAAATCAGAACGAAGAGAACAGATTGCTTATATGCTGGATCATGTGGCGGGAGCAGTGCTGCCGCAGTGCTCTATTTACATGCCGATATCATGGCATCTACAGGCATATGCACTGGAATATGAGACGCTGGGGGAGGCGTATGAAGGGGCTTGCCGCGATCTGGAGAAGGCGCTCGCATTTACATTAGCAGGAGAATAA
- the groL gene encoding chaperonin GroEL (60 kDa chaperone family; promotes refolding of misfolded polypeptides especially under stressful conditions; forms two stacked rings of heptamers to form a barrel-shaped 14mer; ends can be capped by GroES; misfolded proteins enter the barrel where they are refolded when GroES binds): MSKEIKFGIEARNALQSGVDQLADTVRVTMGPKGRNVVLDKKFGAPLITNDGVTIAKEIELEDPFENMGAQLVKEVATKTNDVAGDGTTTATVLAQAMIHEGLKNIAAGANAIILRKGMKKATDQAVESIKAISTPVSSKEHIAQVAAISAGDEEVGNMIADAMEKVSNDGVITVEESKTMNTELDLVEGMQFDRGYLSAYMCTDMDKMEANLDNPYILITDKKISNIQEILPLLEQIVQTGARMLIIAEDVEGEALATLVVNKLRGTFNCVAVKAPGFGDRRKAMLEDIAILTGGRVISEEVGLELKDASLDMLGRAKSVKVQKENTIIVDGMGDKAAIASRVEQIKAQIQETTSDFDREKLQERLAKMAGGVAVIKVGAATETEMKEKKLRMEDALAATRAAVEEGIVCGGGSAFIHAIQDTKKLADTLAGDEKTGAEIIVKALEAPVRQIATNAGTEGSVVVNKLMEAATGTGYNALTDEYVDMVAAGIIDPVKVTRTTLQNATSVAGTFLTTEAVVADKPEPEAPVNPAAGAGMGMM; encoded by the coding sequence ATGTCTAAAGAAATTAAATTTGGAATTGAGGCAAGAAACGCGCTGCAAAGCGGCGTAGATCAGTTGGCTGATACCGTAAGAGTAACCATGGGACCGAAAGGCCGTAATGTAGTGCTGGATAAGAAGTTTGGTGCTCCGCTGATTACCAATGACGGTGTGACGATTGCAAAGGAGATTGAGCTGGAGGATCCCTTTGAGAATATGGGAGCGCAGCTGGTTAAGGAGGTTGCGACTAAGACAAATGACGTGGCCGGCGATGGTACCACGACAGCAACCGTGCTGGCGCAGGCTATGATTCATGAGGGCCTTAAAAATATTGCGGCCGGCGCGAATGCAATTATTTTGCGTAAAGGTATGAAAAAGGCAACGGATCAGGCTGTTGAGAGCATCAAGGCAATCAGCACGCCGGTTAGCAGCAAGGAGCATATTGCGCAGGTAGCCGCTATCTCTGCTGGAGATGAGGAAGTCGGCAATATGATCGCTGATGCAATGGAGAAGGTTTCCAATGATGGCGTCATCACGGTAGAGGAATCCAAAACCATGAACACGGAGCTGGATCTGGTAGAAGGTATGCAGTTTGACAGAGGATATTTGTCTGCTTACATGTGCACCGATATGGATAAGATGGAAGCTAATCTGGATAATCCGTATATCCTGATTACCGATAAAAAGATCAGCAACATTCAGGAAATTTTGCCGCTGCTGGAGCAGATCGTGCAGACCGGCGCAAGAATGCTGATTATCGCAGAGGATGTTGAAGGCGAGGCCTTGGCTACTTTGGTAGTGAATAAGCTGCGCGGCACCTTCAATTGTGTGGCTGTGAAGGCACCTGGCTTTGGTGATAGAAGAAAGGCAATGCTGGAAGATATCGCCATCTTGACCGGCGGTCGTGTGATCTCTGAGGAGGTTGGTCTTGAGCTGAAGGATGCTTCTTTGGATATGCTTGGCCGTGCAAAGTCTGTTAAGGTTCAGAAGGAAAATACCATTATCGTGGATGGTATGGGCGATAAGGCGGCGATCGCTTCTCGCGTGGAGCAGATCAAGGCTCAGATTCAGGAGACAACTTCTGATTTTGACCGTGAAAAGCTGCAGGAGCGTCTGGCAAAGATGGCCGGCGGCGTAGCTGTGATCAAAGTAGGAGCAGCTACAGAAACAGAAATGAAGGAGAAAAAGCTGCGGATGGAGGATGCTTTAGCAGCAACGCGTGCGGCTGTAGAAGAGGGCATCGTTTGCGGCGGCGGCAGTGCTTTCATTCATGCTATTCAGGATACGAAGAAGCTGGCTGATACACTGGCGGGAGACGAGAAGACAGGCGCGGAGATTATTGTTAAGGCGCTGGAGGCTCCTGTTCGTCAGATCGCGACTAATGCAGGAACAGAAGGATCTGTGGTTGTCAATAAGCTGATGGAGGCTGCTACGGGTACTGGCTATAATGCACTCACAGATGAATATGTAGATATGGTAGCTGCCGGTATTATTGATCCGGTTAAGGTAACACGTACGACACTGCAGAATGCAACGTCTGTTGCCGGCACCTTCCTGACAACGGAGGCAGTGGTAGCTGATAAGCCTGAGCCGGAGGCTCCGGTGAATCCGGCTGCCGGCGCTGGCATGGGTATGATGTAA
- a CDS encoding nucleotidyltransferase family protein, translating to MATGIICEYNPFHKGHLYHIQTTLARTANAPIICVMSGHYVQRAEPALFDKWTRTRMALAAGASLVLELPTYYSTATAEWFAFGALSLLHSTGLIQTISFGIENPSELPALQAAASHLQPESPQYRRLLRSFLAEGAGFAHARSAALEKLTLQPLSLEAPNTILVLEYLRALKKLHWHPALLPLHRVSAGYHDPSLEAACPSATALRRLAAKGTDISPYLPDCCRSALPASSVFPADLFSALSYRLCFHTPDTLREIDEVAEGLENRILAAARHYPDYEALLSLLKTKRYPTSRLRRILLNILLDIKRSEKAALRFEEGPAYIRVLGFRRDQQALLSQLTSSASLPVVTNLAKQLPQLPPRAKAMLQNEIQFSHVYATSPPRLSRDCEYRMPLVILD from the coding sequence ATGGCAACCGGCATTATCTGTGAATACAACCCCTTTCATAAGGGACATCTATACCACATCCAAACCACCCTTGCCCGCACGGCAAACGCTCCCATCATTTGCGTAATGAGCGGCCACTATGTGCAGCGGGCTGAACCAGCTCTGTTTGACAAGTGGACCCGCACGCGTATGGCCCTTGCCGCCGGTGCCTCGCTCGTTCTTGAGCTCCCCACCTATTACAGCACCGCCACTGCCGAATGGTTCGCTTTTGGCGCGCTTTCCCTGCTGCACAGCACCGGCCTGATCCAAACAATCAGCTTTGGCATCGAAAACCCCAGCGAGCTTCCTGCTTTGCAGGCCGCCGCCTCCCATTTGCAGCCCGAATCTCCGCAATATCGCAGGCTCCTGCGCTCATTTCTGGCTGAGGGCGCCGGATTCGCCCATGCCCGCAGCGCCGCTCTTGAAAAGCTGACACTCCAGCCTTTGTCTTTGGAGGCGCCCAATACCATTCTCGTTCTTGAATATCTCAGGGCGCTCAAAAAGCTCCACTGGCATCCTGCACTGCTGCCTCTGCACCGCGTTTCTGCCGGGTACCATGACCCTTCCTTAGAAGCTGCCTGTCCCTCTGCCACTGCCCTGCGCCGCCTGGCGGCAAAGGGGACCGATATCTCGCCTTATCTGCCCGATTGCTGCCGGAGTGCGTTACCGGCCAGCTCTGTTTTTCCCGCAGACCTTTTCTCCGCGCTTTCCTATCGCCTATGCTTTCATACACCCGATACACTTCGCGAGATTGATGAGGTTGCCGAAGGGCTCGAGAACCGGATTCTTGCTGCAGCCCGCCATTATCCGGATTATGAAGCCTTGCTATCGCTTCTGAAGACCAAACGCTACCCCACTTCCCGCCTGCGGCGGATTTTGCTTAACATTCTTTTGGATATTAAACGTAGTGAGAAGGCTGCGCTGCGGTTTGAAGAGGGGCCGGCTTATATTCGGGTGCTGGGCTTTCGCAGAGATCAGCAAGCGCTTCTGTCGCAGCTTACATCCTCTGCCTCCCTGCCTGTGGTTACCAATCTTGCCAAACAGCTGCCGCAGCTTCCTCCCCGGGCTAAGGCCATGCTGCAAAATGAGATTCAATTTTCGCACGTTTACGCAACTTCTCCCCCAAGACTATCACGTGACTGTGAATACCGCATGCCTTTAGTCATCTTAGACTGA
- the dprA gene encoding DNA-protecting protein DprA — MDQKLKKKRLACLELSLLTSRAGQAARWCMQYGSAVSFLEQIQKSGKSLPLREKERQAILSLGEGWRQEQPSQIAEQVLNACQKQGIAWITYEEKEYPYLLKQIPDPPLVLYYRGKEELFSLPCVSVVGSRRASAYGQKVAYELGGAAAGAGLVVVSGLARGIDSCAHKGALDAGGKTLAVMPCGLDLCYPKNHLWLYHRICEEGTAVSEYPPGVQAEKWHFIDRNRMISGLSAATVVAQAGPKSGSIRTAQLAAEQGREVFGVPGDIYDPEYLGVHHLIQDGANIVMNPKWLIRLLVKNDPIKMQSEKKLGHAVRYMTKRKSDELADEQKIAKELSQERRQKSKQAGEAEWLYRSIEEFGCLPEQLCELTGRSAAEVQRAITILELQGLIKRDARQRITKV; from the coding sequence ATGGATCAGAAACTCAAGAAGAAGCGGCTGGCATGCTTAGAGCTGAGCCTGCTCACAAGCAGAGCTGGACAGGCAGCACGGTGGTGCATGCAGTATGGCTCGGCGGTCAGCTTTTTAGAACAAATACAAAAATCAGGAAAAAGTCTGCCTCTTAGGGAAAAAGAGCGGCAGGCTATTCTTTCACTGGGAGAAGGCTGGAGACAGGAACAGCCGTCTCAAATAGCAGAACAGGTCTTAAATGCATGTCAAAAACAGGGAATTGCATGGATTACGTATGAGGAAAAAGAGTATCCCTATCTTTTAAAGCAGATTCCGGATCCGCCTCTGGTGTTATACTACAGAGGGAAAGAAGAGCTTTTTTCTCTGCCATGTGTTTCGGTCGTAGGGTCAAGACGGGCAAGTGCATATGGACAAAAGGTTGCCTATGAGCTTGGAGGAGCAGCAGCCGGAGCAGGGCTTGTGGTTGTCAGCGGTTTGGCGAGAGGAATTGACTCATGTGCCCATAAAGGAGCATTAGATGCAGGCGGGAAAACGCTGGCCGTGATGCCCTGCGGATTAGATCTTTGTTATCCGAAGAATCATTTGTGGTTATACCATAGAATATGTGAAGAAGGGACTGCAGTGTCAGAATATCCTCCGGGGGTACAGGCAGAAAAATGGCATTTTATTGATCGTAACCGTATGATCAGCGGACTCAGCGCGGCCACAGTGGTAGCGCAGGCGGGACCTAAAAGCGGCTCCATCCGTACAGCACAGCTGGCGGCTGAACAGGGCAGGGAAGTATTTGGCGTCCCGGGAGATATTTATGATCCGGAGTATTTAGGAGTGCACCATTTGATTCAGGACGGAGCGAACATTGTGATGAATCCGAAGTGGCTGATCCGATTGTTGGTTAAAAATGATCCAATTAAAATGCAGAGTGAGAAAAAGCTTGGGCATGCTGTGAGATATATGACGAAAAGAAAAAGCGATGAGCTGGCAGATGAACAAAAGATAGCGAAAGAGCTTTCGCAAGAGAGACGCCAGAAAAGCAAACAGGCAGGAGAAGCTGAATGGCTGTATCGCAGCATAGAAGAGTTTGGATGTCTGCCGGAGCAGCTTTGTGAACTTACAGGAAGGAGCGCAGCTGAGGTACAGCGCGCGATTACGATATTGGAGCTTCAGGGGCTGATTAAAAGAGACGCCCGGCAGCGCATTACAAAAGTATAA
- a CDS encoding YifB family Mg chelatase-like AAA ATPase has translation MFQHTYSALLSGLSGLITEVECFIGNGLPYFNIVGIPSSHASFARERIRSALKSCGYPLPPSRITINIRPASPASPLSAAVFSVLDLPIALSILACQGLLPPAVLETSAFLGELSLNGDLKPLHGALPLTHCLLHRSFSHLFLPLDNAEEASLANPPALWGLTSLSQAISVVCGRTSPPSFIPAKPKNAPVSSSFDSVHGQTIAKRALMIAAAGMHNLLFIGPPGCGKTLLAKSIPSLLPPLSDSQKIQLTEIYSACHLLPSDQPLISEHPFRAPHHSIPVSSLIGGGSIPRPGEITLAHHGVLYLDELPEFSRISLESLRQPLEEHQIILNRLHASFCFPADFLLIASMNPCPCGYYPNTEQCHCSSSRIQQYFNKISAPLLDRIDLVLTLSPVPFSDLKQTSSLTYSEALCRIQAARQIQAQRFSSETIYNSRMDLQTVRQVCSLSPSLTAFMQEAYEHYQLTLRSYHKILRISRTLADLDGCTHIEQQHLMEALQYRLNINGMLS, from the coding sequence ATGTTTCAACACACCTATAGTGCACTTCTTTCCGGTTTGTCCGGTCTGATTACAGAAGTAGAATGTTTTATCGGAAATGGCCTTCCTTATTTTAATATCGTTGGCATTCCCAGCAGCCATGCCTCTTTCGCCCGCGAACGCATCCGCAGCGCCTTAAAAAGCTGTGGGTATCCCTTACCGCCATCACGCATCACCATCAACATCCGCCCTGCTTCGCCCGCATCTCCTCTTTCTGCTGCCGTCTTTTCCGTTTTAGATCTCCCCATTGCCCTTAGCATCCTCGCCTGTCAAGGGCTGCTCCCTCCCGCCGTCCTAGAAACCTCTGCATTTCTCGGCGAGCTCTCTCTAAACGGCGATCTCAAACCGCTTCACGGCGCTCTTCCGCTAACGCATTGCCTGCTTCACCGTTCCTTTTCCCATCTCTTTTTACCGCTGGACAATGCCGAAGAGGCCTCCCTCGCCAATCCTCCGGCCCTATGGGGCCTTACCAGCCTCTCGCAGGCCATATCTGTCGTCTGCGGCCGAACCTCTCCTCCTTCTTTCATTCCGGCAAAGCCGAAAAATGCTCCTGTCTCCTCCTCTTTCGATTCGGTCCATGGACAAACCATCGCCAAACGGGCGCTTATGATTGCCGCTGCCGGCATGCACAATCTTCTCTTTATCGGGCCTCCCGGCTGTGGCAAAACCCTGCTTGCCAAATCCATTCCTTCTTTGCTACCTCCCCTTAGTGATTCCCAAAAAATCCAGCTGACCGAAATCTACAGCGCCTGTCATCTTCTCCCCTCAGACCAACCGCTCATCTCAGAGCATCCTTTTCGCGCTCCTCATCACTCCATCCCCGTCTCCTCGCTTATCGGCGGCGGAAGTATCCCTCGTCCCGGCGAAATCACCTTAGCGCACCACGGTGTTTTATACTTAGATGAACTGCCTGAATTTTCACGTATAAGCTTAGAAAGTCTGCGTCAGCCGCTAGAGGAGCATCAGATTATATTAAACCGCCTTCATGCTTCGTTTTGCTTTCCTGCTGATTTTCTTCTCATTGCCAGTATGAATCCTTGTCCCTGCGGCTATTATCCTAACACCGAGCAGTGTCATTGTTCTTCCTCCCGCATCCAGCAGTATTTCAACAAAATCAGCGCCCCTCTTTTAGATCGAATTGATCTAGTTCTGACACTGTCTCCGGTTCCTTTTAGCGATCTGAAGCAAACCTCTTCCCTTACCTATTCGGAGGCACTTTGCCGCATTCAAGCGGCCAGACAAATCCAAGCTCAGCGCTTTTCCTCTGAGACCATTTATAACTCCCGCATGGATCTGCAAACAGTCCGTCAGGTTTGCTCCCTTTCTCCTTCTCTTACTGCTTTTATGCAGGAGGCTTATGAACACTATCAGCTGACTCTTCGCTCTTATCATAAAATTCTCCGTATTAGCCGTACTTTAGCTGACTTAGATGGCTGTACGCATATTGAGCAGCAGCACCTCATGGAGGCTCTCCAATACCGCTTAAATATAAACGGGATGCTGTCCTAA
- a CDS encoding flotillin family protein, with translation MLALLAENIGLVIGIAAALIVILILASGYVKAPPDTAFIISGLRKKIIIGKSSIKIPFLERIDRLNLKLIPIDVKTSNAVPTADYINIQVDAAVNVKISSEKDKLALAAENFLNQKTEYIAQVAREVLEGNMREIVGRMRLEEMVSDRQKFAQLVKENADPDLAAMGLDIVSFNVQNFTDGNGVIEDLGIDNISQIKKKAAIAKAEAEKEIAVAKAEADRQSNDARINSEREIAIKNNELDIQKADLQKTADTKRAEADAAYEIQKEEQRKTIEVTAANANIAREERNVLLKQREAETKEKSLDAEVKKKAEADKFARQQKAEADLFERQKEAEARKFEIEKEAEAQRSKAEADRYSKEQEAEGIRRVGEAEAEAIRAKGIAEAEAMEKRAEAYQKYNNAAMAEMLIKVLPDIAGKIAEPLTQIDKITIIGGDGSGVDSVSGNVPNVMAKLFESMKETVGIDLGEIVKAGTYDAKVNRNIHVSGLENKEIPEGTTEIITD, from the coding sequence ATGTTAGCATTACTTGCAGAAAACATAGGGCTGGTCATAGGGATTGCAGCCGCTCTGATCGTGATTTTGATTTTGGCAAGCGGATACGTAAAAGCACCGCCGGATACGGCATTTATCATTTCTGGACTTAGAAAAAAGATTATCATCGGTAAGTCTAGTATTAAAATTCCGTTTTTAGAACGGATAGACCGTCTGAATCTGAAGCTGATACCGATTGATGTAAAGACATCCAATGCCGTACCAACAGCAGATTATATCAATATTCAAGTGGATGCGGCCGTCAACGTTAAAATCAGCAGTGAAAAAGACAAACTGGCTTTGGCAGCAGAAAACTTTCTGAATCAGAAAACAGAATATATTGCACAGGTGGCCCGCGAGGTTTTGGAAGGCAATATGCGTGAAATTGTTGGCCGCATGCGGCTGGAAGAAATGGTAAGCGACCGGCAAAAATTTGCACAGCTGGTAAAAGAAAATGCAGATCCGGATCTGGCGGCAATGGGACTGGATATCGTAAGCTTTAATGTGCAGAACTTCACGGATGGCAACGGTGTGATTGAGGATCTGGGAATTGATAATATTTCTCAGATCAAAAAGAAGGCGGCGATTGCAAAAGCGGAAGCTGAAAAAGAAATTGCAGTGGCAAAGGCAGAAGCTGACCGGCAGTCTAATGATGCCCGGATCAATTCGGAGCGTGAAATTGCGATCAAAAATAATGAGCTGGATATTCAAAAAGCAGATTTGCAGAAAACAGCTGATACAAAGAGAGCAGAAGCAGATGCCGCATATGAGATTCAAAAGGAAGAGCAGAGAAAAACCATTGAGGTGACGGCGGCCAATGCTAATATCGCGCGCGAGGAACGAAATGTTTTGCTGAAGCAGCGCGAAGCGGAAACGAAAGAAAAATCACTGGATGCAGAGGTTAAGAAAAAGGCGGAAGCCGATAAGTTTGCCAGACAGCAGAAGGCGGAGGCCGATCTATTTGAACGTCAGAAGGAGGCGGAGGCCCGTAAATTTGAAATTGAAAAAGAGGCGGAGGCTCAGCGTTCTAAAGCGGAGGCTGACCGCTATTCCAAAGAACAGGAAGCCGAGGGAATTCGCCGCGTAGGAGAAGCGGAAGCAGAGGCGATTCGGGCAAAGGGAATTGCAGAGGCAGAAGCTATGGAAAAGAGAGCAGAAGCGTATCAGAAATACAATAATGCGGCTATGGCGGAAATGCTGATCAAAGTATTACCCGATATTGCTGGTAAGATCGCTGAGCCTCTGACGCAGATTGATAAGATTACAATCATCGGCGGAGACGGAAGCGGTGTTGATTCCGTTTCAGGCAACGTTCCTAATGTGATGGCGAAGCTGTTTGAATCGATGAAAGAAACAGTAGGAATTGACCTGGGAGAGATTGTGAAGGCTGGAACCTATGACGCCAAAGTGAACCGAAATATCCATGTAAGCGGTTTGGAAAACAAAGAGATCCCGGAAGGGACTACAGAAATCATAACAGACTAA